The Lasioglossum baleicum chromosome 5, iyLasBale1, whole genome shotgun sequence genome segment AGAGCTTCTTGTCTTTTCCTTTCTATATGTTCTTTCACTTCGTCGCTTAACTGGGAGGGACCAGTACTTTCTTTCACAGGCTGAGACTGTTGAGAGGCTTTATTATTCGTTTGCGACATTAATTTATCGAACAGAGCATCGGCTGTGGACGTATCGGACGACTGTTGATTAACTTGTTTCTGCTTCTCTATCTGTTCGGCAATTAATAAATCAAACTCGTCTATCGGTTTGTCTTGTTCCTCCTTCTCGCTATCATCGTCTACCATATCCCGAACGATCGCATCGTCATCTGGGCTAACCATATCTTGTCTATACTTTTTTACAAACACTTGAAGATCTCTTCTGGAACCCAGCTTCTCTAGTCTCTCCAAGAAACTATCGAATTCTAATTTTGGAAACAATCTATGTCCCCAGTGCTCCATTCTCTTTAGAATTCTATCCAGATCTAATTTCTCTTGTCCTTTACCTTGAAATTTAAATCCCTCGAAATACTTCTCGATAGTATGTATTCCCTTAGGACCTGTTAAACGTTCTGTGTCTAGTTTCGGCACTGGATTCCTTACTACAGTTTTTCTAGAAGTCGAAGGATCCACTCTTCTCGCTGTGTTCTTACCCTGGCTCTCTTCTTCGTTCTCTGATCCTGCATCTCTGTTCTCAGTGTTCTGTTCCGCCTCTGAATCGTGTCTTTCATATTCCGTTATTATATTATCCTCGTCGTCGTAATCAGAGGCGTTTGATAAAGTTGGCATATTCTTAACATAAAATGGTAAGGCAATTCCTTTCTGAATATGTTGATTACTGCTTTGTGGAATGATTTTGAGCGTACAATTGGTTACTACTACAATGTGGAAAGAGTAATAAAACCTTGATTTACTGTTGTCGACGTATAACagtaagaaaaaaagaaatgctTTGCAAATCCTTGACTGCAAGCCTGTATAGGAGAAATTCTTAAACCATGTTTTTCCCTCGTGAACGATAATTGCACACGTAACGGTAATTTTGCAGTCGAACGGTACGTTAGGTTATGTTTTATGGCAACTGTGTTTATGATACTAATTAAAACTCGCTATCATCCTGGGAATTGCGATCGAAGCTGTCTTTCTCCATGAACTTGTCGAACTCACCGTTTGACTTGTTCATTCGTTGTAAAAGCGATACCAACAGTTTTTTGTTGAGTCGGTCGGTTTGAGTGATTTCCCGCACAACAGGCCCGCTATTCGCGTCCGCGTTCGGTGGCCGTTCCGTTGTGTCCAGCTTCTCCAACGTATCGTTTTGTTCTTTCATCGGTGTGCCTGGCATTTTGATCAATCGGTCGAAAACGTTATGTACCGAAAACTCGATTAATCTCTCGGAGATTCTATGCGGTCGGTAATAACAAACTTACGATACTCTCTGCGCGCAAGAACAAATATCGTTTCGCTTACTCGCGATGTCGACTGCGCATGCATGCATGGATTTCTTCGGCGCCATTCTACAGTTATTTTAAATTGCGCTActttttactatttaaaataatcaTTTTGTATCCGATACCTTTCGAATGCACGATTATCTTGTCCCTTCTAAAATGTTGACAGTTAACAGTAGTAGCAAAATGTACATTTTGGATTGTattttacattgcgactgcagcAGATCGTGTAAATTTGTTTGTTCTACAGAATTCGAATCGAAGAAAAATTCTTTTGTACAGTTCATTTATTGTTCTATGAAAATAATCGTTTAAGTTGTTAAGCGCAACCATGTCCATTTCTTTCACACCACTGAATTATTGTTTAATGAATTCATCATTAAGAATCATCTGAACGCGTCTGATCAtaaccaaccaattctactttctgcatgtACATTATATACAAACGAAAAGAGAgatatgttattccttttttaataatttcatcatCTACTACCAATGGTAGCTATAATCTCAGGGGACACAATCTGTACGCATTTTTAAAAGATACATAGTATAAAAAGAAGGACAAACAACCGCGATCACTTTTATTCATCTTACAgattaatttgattaaaaacaCAACAGATTCCTTGACAGACTGCCTCAAgtacatatattttgtattcGATTTTGGAGACGTATTTACTGTTCACCGAATTTTCCAGTCAGTCGACGGAGGAAAAAACCGTGTTGGTCGACCGGCATCAGTACAGCCTGCCGATCCCCGCCACATGCTTACGGAATAGCGGCAGTGTACACCGTGTGGATCCGTGTAGATCGCGAGTTGAGCGTGGATTATCACGGCGGGCACAGCGTGTTCCCGACGTCAGTATCGCAAGAACGTTCGTGTCGCGTGGAAGTTGTCGGCCGGAAGGAGTCAGGGGCACACACAGGAGAGTCAACGCGAAAACGGTTTTCGCGTTCGTTTGTTCCGTGGTCACCATAAAATTACGATTCAACGAACGTCATACCAGGTAAGCGCGTGCCACTTCACCTACCTTCTACTTCAGTCGTACACCTCGATCGTCTGCACCTTCCAAAATACCGCTTTCTTGGAAGAAGAAAAGTAGGCGAACCCTAAACCTTTCAGACACATTACACGTCGACCAAACCGACTCGTCATATTTGAACGTTATCTGCACACTTTGTACACTCGAGGAGAATAAACGAGGAGGACACTTGCAAatatttatgtcatttttttcgaACTTTTCTATATATTCAACGGTACGCTTTATACTCTTTATAATTTATGCCTGCAATATTTACACGTCGACTAAATCGACTCGCCAATTTTCGAGCTATTCTGTGTTATTTTCTCAAGTTATTCTTTAAACTGTGTACGCTGTTTTGCTAATTAATGATAAATGAAACAAGAAGAAGACATTAGGCCTGCAAACATTTACACGTCGACTAAATCGACTCGTCATTTTTGGACGTTTCCTGTATGTTCGAGTATACAATGGATAATACTCATTTACACGGTGTTTTGATTGATGATATGGCGTTGTTAGATGAGGATTTGCAAACTGCAAACTATGGCTACGGCAGTGATTTCAAAACAGTGGATTCCGATGTGGCGTGATCGCCGGTAACGGGTTGTAAGTTCGTTCCCCACTTTGCGGAGGATTCGCAGCGGTTATCGCGTTATCTCGAGCATTATAAACTATCTGGGAACGATATTACCGTGTTCTACGGGCCCGTAGTTTTATAAATCTCGTGTAGAGACAACATTTGTGGACCGACCGTTCGCGATTCTATGTAGAAGGAAAAGCGTGACTGGCGCGTCGATTAACGTGATCGGTTGCCCGGAATCGGATGTTCGAACCGGCATCGGGAACCGACCAATCGCGTCGCACAACGTCAATGGAAAACTCAATGATTCCACCTGTCATACATACTATTCACGTTTACTCTGGATATCATGCACGTCGTAGTAAAATGGGAGAAGCTCGCTAACACTTCCCATGGACGGGTCGCGGAACGTGTTCACGGTCAACACGTGCTCGTTCTTTAACCTTTCTTTTTGTCGGCCGTACTGCTTCGGCGACTTTCTTCCTACACAGCGATCCTGACCAAGCCAAACGAATTTTCAAAACCAAAAGTAACCCTGCTCTTTTTCGGAATTcggaaagtatttgaacactaaatAAGTTTTAAGCATTCGTTGTAGAGAGCAAGCTTCGACCTTCAAGTCGACGGTTGATTCATCCACGATTTTTACctggtacatatgtacatatatatgtatagtcggtgtacgaagtattcgtacaccttttaaaaacgaataaatttttcaaaattggacccagcagcttgaatttttttgaaacattagaaggattagtttactagctaatgtgtaaataattttttttgtaattggtattggtcgcaattacgaagggaacagtaaagaccacgatttttaaaatttttatctgtgcccgtaatgaaaatttaaaacgtgtattttgtaaatctaagtaagttatattatatgtatgtatacgaaGTTCATTGAAATGGGTTTA includes the following:
- the LOC143208868 gene encoding uncharacterized protein LOC143208868; this encodes MPTLSNASDYDDEDNIITEYERHDSEAEQNTENRDAGSENEEESQGKNTARRVDPSTSRKTVVRNPVPKLDTERLTGPKGIHTIEKYFEGFKFQGKGQEKLDLDRILKRMEHWGHRLFPKLEFDSFLERLEKLGSRRDLQVFVKKYRQDMVSPDDDAIVRDMVDDDSEKEEQDKPIDEFDLLIAEQIEKQKQVNQQSSDTSTADALFDKLMSQTNNKASQQSQPVKESTGPSQLSDEVKEHIERKRQEALRRREARLKAMEEEAKRKKLGESNDTECKNSSSNAQVSSDTPSMEIDDSRKVENEKEE
- the LOC143208880 gene encoding uncharacterized protein LOC143208880 is translated as MPGTPMKEQNDTLEKLDTTERPPNADANSGPVVREITQTDRLNKKLLVSLLQRMNKSNGEFDKFMEKDSFDRNSQDDSEF